The segment AAAGTTCATTAATATTTATAATCTTGTCTATTTTTTTAATTTGTTCAAAATGTTTTTTTCTTTCTTTTTCTAATTTTTGTTTTTCAATCCTTAAAACTATTATTTTGTTTTGTTTTGTTTTTATTACAGTATCTATTTTTTTGATTTCTTCTTTAAAAATTTTTGATTCCTTTCTAATTGTTTCTATCACTAACTTCTTCCTTTCTTTTTTATTTAATATAAAAAAAATTATTACTTTCTTAAAAAAATAATAGATTGAAAACTATATTTAGTTTTTCTTTTACATTGTATATAAATACAATAAATTTACATGATATATACATTAATACTATTTTCTATATACAATTCAATAACTTATAATTCTTTTAAAATAAATTATTAATAATCTAATATTTACTAACAAAAATAAATTATTTTTTAATTTATATTAATTTTATTATAATATTTAATATCATATACAAACACTAAAGTAGGTTAATAATGTTAGAAATCATAAGTCTTAATAATAAACATATTACAATTAAAGTGAAAAAAAATAAAAAAGAAATTTTAAATGCACTAGGTATTATTGATATCAATAATACTAATGAATTTAAAATATTTAATACTCCGTTTGCTCTTGAAATACTACTTAAATATACAAATAATAATGATAAATTAAAACAAATATATGAGCACTCACTAATATCATGAAAAAAAATCCAACAAGAAAAAAACTTAAATGATTATCCAGGTAATCCTAAACTAAGACATTATCAACGTGTTGATGTTGCAATTTTAAAAGCAAATAAAAGATTTGGCTTATTTAATGAAATGCGAACTGGTAAAACACCCACCATTTTAACAGCATTATCAGAAATGAAAACTAATAAAATATTATTTGTTGTTCCTAAGTCAACTATTTTATTAACATGGGTTCCCGAAATTAAAAAATGAACTACCTATAATTGTATTACTATTAAAGATGATATTACTAAAGTGCGAACAGAAAAATATAATCAATTTAAAAATAGTAATAATTGTATTTTAGTAGTTTCTAAAAACACTTTTAAAAATGATATAAAAAATAAATTATTAACTAAATTTGATTTTACATTAGTTATTGATGAAGCACATTTTTTAAGAAACTACAAAACTGCACAAAGTTCAACAATTTTGGAAGTTGCAAATAAAGTATCATCAGTTTATTGTTTAACTGGTACTCCCGCCAACAATCATCCTAGTGATATTTTTGGTATATTAAAAATTATTGATAATAAACTATATAAAAATATTGATTATTGAGATTTTGTTGCTCGTTACTTTGGAATAATTAGAAAACGTATTACTAATTTTGTAACTATTAATATACCAAAACCAAATGTTAAACCACAACTAGCAGCAGAATTTGATTATTTAGTTAAAAAAATATCAATTATGCGTAAACAAATTGATGTACGTAATGAAATGCCAAAAATTATTAAAAATGATTTAATTTTAACTATGCCCAAAGCACAAACTGCAATTTATTATGATACTCTTGAAACTATGAAACAAGAATTATTTTATAATAAAAAATCTAAAATAACTTTTTTACAAATATTTACCAAATTAAGAACTATTTGTTCAACACCTATTAATGAGGGAATGAAAGAATTAGGAGCAAAATTTAATTGATTACTAGACTACTTACATGATAATGAAAATGATTCAATTATTATTTATAGTAGTTTTAGTGATAAAGGAATTAACATTTTAAGTAACATTTTAGATAAACATAAATTAAATCATCAATTAATTACTGGTAAAGTAAATCATGAACAAAGACTTAAAGCTATTAGTGATTTTCAAAGTAAAAAAGTTAAAATTATTTTATGTAACATTAAATCTACTAATGTTGGTATCACATTAGATCAAGGTGATGTTATGATTTTTCTAGATCGTGAATTAAACCCAACCGAAAATGAGCAAGCTGAAAGTCGCTTTTTTCCAACTCAATTAAACGATAATAAAACTAGAGAAATTATTAATTTATATTGTGCTAATACTATTGATTTAAAAATTAGAGACATCCTTAATAATAAAATTGATATTAATAAAGTTATTAATGATCAAGGTATTAAATTTTTTGAATAATTTTTATTATATTTAATAAACTAAACGAGGATTAAAAACAAGATCTGCATTATTATTAGGAATGAATTGTTCATCATTAATTTTAAAAATATATTCTTGCAATAAAGGCGCAAATTCGTTTGAAGATTGAAAAGAATGAGTGTTATCAATGATTTGTTGACTTTCAAAAAATTCTCTATAATCACCATTATCTTCTCCATCATTTAAACAACAAAAAAGACCTGAAATAAAACCAAAAAGAGCACCAGCAAAACACCCTGAAAACACTGTTACAGCTGAAGTAATATCAAATTCAAAAATATTTTGTTCTCTTTTTTTGATATAAATCAGAAAGAGCAAACAAACTACCTCCAATAATATTCCCTAAACAACTTGCTAATATTATTTTTTTATTAATCATGTTATTTACCACCTTTTTAATATTTAAATTATTGGTTTAGATATTTTTTTTAAATTAAATGCTTTTCAAGCAAGAGCATCTGCTTCATCATTATATATATCACCACTATGACCTTTAACTCATTTAAAATAAATATTAACATCTTTTGCTATTTTATCATAAAATGCTTTATATGCCTTTGTTTCTACTTTAGTAGTTTTTCATTCACCAGTACATCATTTACTAATTCCAACATAATCATGACAAATTAAAATTGATTTTATATTATTTTCCAAAGCTAACTGCATTGCCTTTTGTGCACCCATTATTTCTCCAGCAACATTTCTTAATTTTGCTCAATTTTTATCATCAAATTTTTCATAAAATATATCTTTTTTGTCATTATTTAAGAAAACAAGTCCATAAGAAAATTGATTAATTTCTTCTTTAAAACTACCATCAGTATATGCTATTACTTCATATTTATAGTGATTTTCAGATTTTATTTGAATTTTATCATCTAAATAATCTTGAGCTTCTTTTTTAGTTGCAAATTTTTTATACTGAGCACCAGCAAAACCTCTAATTTGTATTTCACATTCATTCCAGTTTTCAAATATTCCAATGACTCTACCTTTTTTTACTGCATAAAATTTACTTGCCATAATTATGACTCCTCTATTGTTTATTTTAATTTTACAATAATATTAAATTTTATCTAATTAAAATGACAAATTAAAGCAAAAATATTGCTGATGCTAATTAGCAAGTGACTTTACTAATTAAATAAAATGACACAAAAAAATATTTATTATTTTAAAATTTTAATTTTTAAATTTGGGTCATTTGTTAGGATCGTTTTCAAATCCTGAATTTTTAGCAAATCATCCATGTCATAATACTTCATTTACATTTCATTTTGATAAGTCTTGATTAAATAACGAAGCTTTATAAAACATATAACCCATATCCACCACTTTTGAAGTATCTCACTTTGAAATATCTTGATTAAATGCTACTGCTCCAGCAAACATACAACGCATGCTTGTAACATCATTTACAATTCATTTTGAAATATCTTGATTAAATGATAAACAATTTCGAAACATATTATTCATATTTGTTACATTATTATCATAGAGTAAATTTGTAATATTACCATTAAATAACGAAGCACCATAAAACATTGAACTCATATCTCTCACATTAATTATATTTCAAGATAAATTTTGATTAAATGATAAAGCACCATAAAATATTGCATGCATAGTTGTTACATTAACTACATCTCAGTTTGAAATATCTTGATTAAATTTTTTTGCTCCAGCAAACATCGAACTCATATTTGTTACGTGTGCAATATTTCAACTTGATAGATTTTGATTAAATGATGAAGCATTACTAAACATATAACTCATATCTACCACATTTGATGTATTTCATTTTGAAATATCTTGATTAAATTCTCTTACATCCATAAACATATTTTTCAAAGATCTAATTTCTGATGGTAATTGATCAGATACTTTTTCTATTGTTACTGGCATTTTAACAACTTGAATTATTCCTTCTCGATTTTGAAAAAATCCAATTTGAATAACCTCTTTGCTATTTATATTTGATAAATCTACTTCACTCGTTTTCACTTGTTTTCCATCTTTGTCAATGTAAATTGTATCTTGCTGAATTTTATTATCTAAAAGTTGAATTTTTTGTGAACTTGTATTTAAGATAACATTAGTTAAATTACCTGTAATTGTTAAAATACTTAATGTTGTTAATAATGATTTCATAATTAATCACCCTCCAAGTTTTCTCCAATAACTTCTTAAAGTTTAAGAAGATAAATATATTTTAGTATTTTTTAAAAAAATAAATAAACAATAAGTTATAAAAAACAAAGCATTACAATTATCTTTAAATTTAAATTAAATAAAAAGTTATCAATGTACTTGCAAAATGTTCACCGATAACTAAACTATTTTTAAATTGAAACTATTTTTTATTATTAAATGCTGAGTTATACTTGTAAGTGCAAGTAAATAAAATTGCAAAAAATTCTCATATAAAAATTTCATAATGCTAAATTTAGTTTA is part of the Spiroplasma endosymbiont of Lasioglossum villosulum genome and harbors:
- a CDS encoding DEAD/DEAH box helicase; this encodes MLEIISLNNKHITIKVKKNKKEILNALGIIDINNTNEFKIFNTPFALEILLKYTNNNDKLKQIYEHSLISWKKIQQEKNLNDYPGNPKLRHYQRVDVAILKANKRFGLFNEMRTGKTPTILTALSEMKTNKILFVVPKSTILLTWVPEIKKWTTYNCITIKDDITKVRTEKYNQFKNSNNCILVVSKNTFKNDIKNKLLTKFDFTLVIDEAHFLRNYKTAQSSTILEVANKVSSVYCLTGTPANNHPSDIFGILKIIDNKLYKNIDYWDFVARYFGIIRKRITNFVTINIPKPNVKPQLAAEFDYLVKKISIMRKQIDVRNEMPKIIKNDLILTMPKAQTAIYYDTLETMKQELFYNKKSKITFLQIFTKLRTICSTPINEGMKELGAKFNWLLDYLHDNENDSIIIYSSFSDKGINILSNILDKHKLNHQLITGKVNHEQRLKAISDFQSKKVKIILCNIKSTNVGITLDQGDVMIFLDRELNPTENEQAESRFFPTQLNDNKTREIINLYCANTIDLKIRDILNNKIDINKVINDQGIKFFE
- a CDS encoding ribonuclease H family protein, whose product is MASKFYAVKKGRVIGIFENWNECEIQIRGFAGAQYKKFATKKEAQDYLDDKIQIKSENHYKYEVIAYTDGSFKEEINQFSYGLVFLNNDKKDIFYEKFDDKNWAKLRNVAGEIMGAQKAMQLALENNIKSILICHDYVGISKWCTGEWKTTKVETKAYKAFYDKIAKDVNIYFKWVKGHSGDIYNDEADALAWKAFNLKKISKPII
- a CDS encoding BspA family leucine-rich repeat surface protein, whose protein sequence is MKSLLTTLSILTITGNLTNVILNTSSQKIQLLDNKIQQDTIYIDKDGKQVKTSEVDLSNINSKEVIQIGFFQNREGIIQVVKMPVTIEKVSDQLPSEIRSLKNMFMDVREFNQDISKWNTSNVVDMSYMFSNASSFNQNLSSWNIAHVTNMSSMFAGAKKFNQDISNWDVVNVTTMHAIFYGALSFNQNLSWNIINVRDMSSMFYGASLFNGNITNLLYDNNVTNMNNMFRNCLSFNQDISKWIVNDVTSMRCMFAGAVAFNQDISKWDTSKVVDMGYMFYKASLFNQDLSKWNVNEVLWHGWFAKNSGFENDPNKWPKFKN